From Candidatus Manganitrophus morganii, the proteins below share one genomic window:
- a CDS encoding Zn-ribbon domain-containing OB-fold protein, with protein MMARKKKEPRPDVVPFEIPDRIEMNYRYSYGGISPFFRAIKEEAKLLGSRCARCKKTYLPPRINCSQCYRPTKWVPLGNEGTVITCTTVYYATSRFFSKTPFVCAYIRVDGADTLLLQNIILDEVTQARPGIRVRALFRPERKGEMADFYFVPV; from the coding sequence ATGATGGCGCGAAAGAAGAAAGAACCCCGACCGGACGTTGTCCCCTTTGAGATCCCCGACCGGATCGAGATGAACTACCGCTACAGCTACGGCGGGATCTCCCCTTTTTTTCGGGCGATCAAAGAAGAAGCGAAGCTCCTCGGCAGCCGCTGCGCCCGCTGCAAAAAGACCTATCTTCCCCCGCGCATCAACTGCTCCCAATGTTACCGTCCAACGAAGTGGGTGCCGCTCGGAAACGAGGGGACCGTGATTACCTGCACCACCGTCTACTATGCAACCTCCCGCTTCTTCTCCAAGACCCCCTTCGTCTGCGCCTACATCCGGGTGGACGGCGCCGACACCCTCCTCCTTCAAAACATCATCCTCGATGAGGTGACCCAAGCCCGGCCCGGCATCCGTGTCCGCGCCCTCTTCCGCCCGGAGCGCAAAGGGGAGATGGCCGATTTTTATTTTGTGCCGGTGTAG
- a CDS encoding thiolase family protein, which produces MARRVAILGYGTTPFRARWIDKSYYELAFDAAKAALKDAGLSHDQIESAVYGIYNDLFQRQFMPDVYVHDYLGLGLKPSLRVTTGGATGGAAVHTGFAQIASGLYDIVLVLGVEKCSDAFNPELKSSTPEVLKGIIYSADMTFEAPLGLTPAASYALPTVAHMEKYGSPTELQMAKVSVKNHKNAFKNPFAQRPERITVEDVLRSKKICHPFKFYDNCLYSEGASALVLVSEKIAKKAKRPVAWITGVGASTDMAFTGNRPDYAEFGSSIAAGKAVYKMAKIRNPRKELDFAELHDAFTSAEILSYEAFGFCKPGEGGTLIDDGVTEMEGDLPVNPSGGLIGCGHAVGATGVMQMGEAALQVTHRAGKRQVKGAKRGLVQGIGGPATSWTFAFIVEGE; this is translated from the coding sequence GTGGCGCGTCGCGTCGCAATTCTCGGTTACGGGACCACCCCCTTTCGAGCCCGCTGGATCGACAAGAGCTATTATGAGCTGGCGTTCGACGCCGCCAAGGCCGCCTTAAAAGATGCCGGTCTCTCCCACGATCAGATCGAATCAGCCGTTTACGGGATCTACAACGATCTTTTCCAGCGGCAGTTCATGCCCGATGTCTACGTCCATGACTATCTCGGCCTCGGTCTCAAACCGTCGCTCCGGGTCACCACCGGCGGAGCGACCGGCGGGGCCGCCGTCCACACCGGCTTCGCGCAGATCGCCTCCGGCCTTTATGATATCGTCCTCGTTCTCGGCGTCGAGAAATGCTCCGACGCCTTCAACCCCGAATTAAAAAGCAGCACGCCGGAGGTGTTGAAGGGGATCATCTACTCCGCCGACATGACCTTCGAAGCCCCATTGGGGCTGACCCCCGCCGCTTCCTACGCGCTCCCGACCGTCGCCCACATGGAAAAATACGGCAGCCCGACCGAACTGCAGATGGCGAAGGTCTCGGTCAAGAATCACAAAAACGCCTTCAAGAATCCTTTTGCTCAGCGGCCGGAGCGGATCACCGTCGAAGATGTCCTCCGGTCGAAAAAGATCTGCCACCCGTTCAAATTCTACGACAACTGCCTCTACTCGGAAGGGGCCTCGGCACTGGTTCTCGTCTCGGAGAAAATTGCAAAGAAGGCGAAGCGGCCGGTCGCCTGGATCACCGGCGTTGGCGCTTCGACCGACATGGCCTTCACCGGGAACCGGCCCGACTACGCCGAGTTCGGCTCGTCGATCGCGGCAGGGAAAGCGGTTTACAAGATGGCCAAGATCAGAAACCCAAGAAAGGAGCTCGACTTCGCCGAGCTACACGATGCCTTCACCTCCGCCGAGATTCTCTCCTACGAAGCCTTCGGCTTTTGCAAACCGGGAGAGGGAGGGACGTTGATCGACGACGGGGTGACCGAGATGGAGGGCGATCTCCCGGTCAACCCGAGCGGCGGGCTGATCGGCTGCGGCCATGCGGTCGGCGCCACCGGCGTGATGCAGATGGGCGAAGCGGCGCTCCAGGTGACCCACCGGGCGGGGAAACGTCAGGTCAAAGGGGCGAAGCGAGGCTTGGTTCAGGGAATCGGGGGACCGGCGACTTCGTGGACCTTTGCTTTCATTGTCGAGGGAGAATGA
- a CDS encoding dual specificity protein phosphatase family protein, with product MAAGALIGKRIRGLFLLWGAIVLLVTGCATRPATPPTRSGPAPCDTCIEGVSNFSKVSPLLWRGAQPTEAGFRNLEAAGAKTIISLREHHDDLPLLEETKLNYLRIPMDAWDPEEAELVLFLTQLERILKDPDSVPIFVHCAEGKDRTGYSIAAYRMLFENWTADDAIHEMFDFRFNTVWFRNPGFLKRLDIERVRKRMQRAP from the coding sequence GTGGCGGCTGGAGCACTCATCGGAAAACGGATAAGAGGACTTTTCCTCCTCTGGGGCGCGATCGTCCTCCTCGTGACGGGATGTGCGACGCGCCCCGCCACGCCGCCGACCCGAAGCGGGCCGGCGCCTTGCGACACCTGCATCGAAGGGGTTTCCAATTTTTCAAAAGTCTCTCCCCTGCTCTGGCGGGGAGCGCAGCCGACCGAAGCGGGATTCCGAAACCTCGAAGCCGCCGGAGCGAAGACGATCATCTCCCTTCGTGAGCACCACGACGATCTTCCGCTGTTGGAAGAGACGAAGCTCAATTACCTGCGTATCCCGATGGATGCCTGGGACCCCGAAGAGGCGGAGCTGGTCCTTTTCTTGACGCAGCTTGAGAGAATTCTGAAAGATCCCGACAGCGTGCCGATCTTCGTCCACTGCGCCGAGGGGAAAGACCGAACCGGGTACAGCATCGCCGCCTACCGGATGCTCTTCGAGAACTGGACCGCCGATGATGCCATTCATGAAATGTTCGATTTTCGCTTCAACACCGTCTGGTTTCGCAACCCCGGTTTTCTTAAGCGCCTGGATATTGAACGGGTTCGAAAGCGGATGCAACGGGCGCCTTAA
- a CDS encoding M23 family metallopeptidase has product MSAPNLEIKLEPVESGKAVYLPLAATTATGKTMVKIVLRLRIKNKNGRGTVKVNKIQFSFPGSSHAAVNMQGVNMDGSLDLAAGAAAYWSNGRVDLDPDPDVDNFINNAVYLNTPAPSQIKISVSCKDFTDPATVTMSLASHKSPTPEGAYRFPYAAGELRKDEYYQTDAVHWANGGAKGPQIFAHDIGVVGWDPKAKKWSSLLPGGASSKNEDYRIYNKPLRAVADGEVEEWFDGMDDNTVLGEFPDPTPSPGAGNNIWIRHGTELVKYAHLKKGSIPAELMKKGARVHEGQMIGRVGNTGNSTNPHTHIECVRDSTSGPLRPLPFRAGWVVDRSKLKPPGAKGPWFALRGHGISKEAVSIWPASTYPGFPVPAVGISMQGDWANSYWISPDLASFQQKAQALFDDHGRRLIRIATFVENGNRRWVGISRAGTWASRWWVSNNLSSFLAKAQELFDTQGLRLIQAASYLEGTQRKWFGIARGGDWASRLIVKPDLGSFSKEAQKLFDENGLRLIYVTTYVEGGKRKWFGISRSGDWANRWWISPDFGSFRTKSQDLFDNEGKRLVHVTTYVEGSQRRWVGISRSGDWANRWVFRSDLDAFNLEAQRLFDEEKLRLIHVEMLE; this is encoded by the coding sequence ATGAGCGCCCCGAACCTCGAGATCAAACTGGAACCTGTCGAATCTGGAAAAGCGGTTTACCTTCCCCTCGCGGCGACAACCGCGACCGGAAAAACAATGGTGAAGATCGTCCTCCGCCTGCGGATCAAAAACAAAAATGGACGCGGCACGGTCAAGGTGAACAAGATCCAGTTTTCCTTCCCCGGCTCCTCGCATGCCGCGGTGAACATGCAGGGGGTGAACATGGACGGCAGCCTCGACCTTGCCGCCGGCGCGGCCGCCTATTGGTCGAACGGGCGGGTCGATCTCGACCCCGATCCGGATGTCGATAACTTCATCAACAACGCCGTCTACCTGAACACGCCGGCGCCGTCGCAGATCAAAATTTCGGTGAGCTGCAAGGACTTCACCGATCCGGCGACGGTGACGATGTCGCTGGCCTCTCACAAGAGCCCGACCCCCGAAGGGGCTTACCGGTTTCCCTATGCGGCGGGCGAGCTTCGGAAGGATGAGTATTATCAGACCGACGCGGTCCACTGGGCCAACGGCGGGGCGAAGGGACCGCAGATCTTCGCCCACGACATCGGCGTGGTCGGCTGGGACCCCAAGGCGAAAAAATGGTCGAGCCTCCTTCCGGGAGGCGCGTCGTCGAAGAATGAAGACTATCGGATCTATAACAAACCGCTCCGCGCCGTGGCGGACGGCGAGGTGGAAGAGTGGTTCGACGGCATGGACGACAACACCGTCCTCGGCGAGTTTCCCGATCCGACGCCGAGCCCGGGCGCGGGGAACAACATCTGGATCAGGCACGGCACGGAGCTGGTGAAATATGCGCACCTCAAAAAGGGGAGCATCCCCGCCGAGCTGATGAAAAAGGGAGCGCGGGTGCATGAAGGCCAGATGATCGGGCGGGTCGGCAACACGGGGAACTCCACCAACCCGCACACCCACATCGAATGCGTGAGAGATTCGACGTCGGGGCCGCTCCGGCCGCTCCCGTTCCGGGCCGGATGGGTGGTCGACCGGAGCAAGCTGAAGCCGCCCGGGGCGAAGGGGCCGTGGTTTGCGCTGCGGGGCCACGGCATCTCGAAAGAGGCCGTCTCGATCTGGCCGGCGTCGACCTATCCCGGATTCCCCGTGCCGGCCGTCGGCATTTCGATGCAGGGGGACTGGGCGAACTCCTACTGGATCAGCCCGGACCTGGCCAGCTTCCAGCAGAAGGCGCAGGCGCTGTTCGATGATCATGGGCGGCGGTTGATCCGGATCGCGACCTTTGTCGAGAACGGGAACCGGCGGTGGGTCGGCATTTCGCGCGCCGGGACCTGGGCGAGCCGGTGGTGGGTCAGCAACAATCTCTCCTCGTTTCTGGCGAAGGCCCAGGAGCTGTTCGATACACAAGGTTTGCGTCTGATCCAGGCCGCCAGTTATCTTGAAGGGACGCAGCGGAAGTGGTTCGGGATTGCGCGGGGAGGGGACTGGGCGAGCCGGCTGATCGTCAAGCCGGACCTCGGAAGCTTCTCGAAGGAGGCGCAGAAACTCTTCGACGAAAACGGCCTCCGATTAATCTATGTCACAACCTACGTCGAGGGAGGAAAGCGGAAATGGTTCGGCATCTCCCGCTCCGGCGACTGGGCCAACCGCTGGTGGATCAGCCCCGACTTCGGGAGTTTCCGGACGAAGTCGCAAGATCTCTTCGACAACGAGGGGAAGCGGCTGGTGCATGTGACGACCTACGTCGAGGGAAGCCAGCGGCGGTGGGTGGGGATCTCCCGTTCCGGCGATTGGGCGAACCGCTGGGTCTTCCGGAGCGATCTGGACGCCTTCAACCTGGAAGCGCAGCGGCTCTTCGACGAGGAGAAGCTCCGGCTGATTCACGTTGAGATGCTGGAGTAG
- a CDS encoding DUF4157 domain-containing protein — MRTFRKKQNPSHRSISPSLVQSNHHSDLIPNLQRTIGNQAVQRFIQRKLTINTPEDRYEQEADHVADQVMRTSASPCACGASCPKCKQDGSGQVQTKRVHEHDAGNRTAPPVVDEVISSSGQPLDVSTRQFMETRFGYDFSGVRVHADAKASDSARQIDALAYTAGRDIVFAASRYDTASAAGQRLLAHELAHVVQQTGGASRTIQRQPAPDIGSESFQLSPFRPDDPRTDASPLVASALGSTVLDGFTTGSAAIPKGGDDTLRFVARQIQFFIAKYPRSTVQITGHTDRVDSKESNFKLGQKRADAVSAFLKDEGVPADLISADTKGENDPMVPTADEKGEPRNRRVHVFFRVRKSRRVLEVEETPPTEEEERTIKFDLPTDYDPDKKGPPYRNPKDTELTDKMDKAEKRAEEIEKKRPKNTKTPAGVVINKVMDDIVNPVIEKLPIPKKWKKKAEKKVREGLESGSEKACEAGIDLLEIGSGEKDVLKATCKSALKYKPGEKPGAGGTP, encoded by the coding sequence ATGCGAACCTTTAGAAAAAAGCAGAATCCCTCTCATCGATCAATCTCCCCCAGCCTCGTTCAATCAAATCATCATTCAGATCTGATCCCAAACCTACAACGCACCATCGGCAATCAAGCGGTCCAGCGGTTTATCCAGCGAAAGTTGACAATCAATACGCCGGAGGACCGCTACGAGCAGGAAGCAGATCATGTTGCCGATCAGGTGATGCGGACGTCTGCGTCTCCATGCGCCTGCGGCGCATCATGCCCCAAGTGCAAACAGGATGGGAGCGGGCAAGTGCAGACGAAGCGGGTCCACGAACACGACGCCGGCAACAGGACCGCGCCGCCGGTTGTAGACGAAGTCATTTCTTCCTCAGGCCAGCCGCTCGATGTGAGCACGCGTCAATTCATGGAGACCCGTTTCGGTTACGACTTCAGCGGGGTGCGGGTGCACGCCGATGCCAAGGCCTCCGACTCCGCGCGGCAGATCGATGCGCTCGCCTATACCGCCGGCAGAGACATCGTCTTCGCCGCCAGCCGATACGATACGGCATCGGCGGCGGGACAACGTCTCCTTGCCCACGAGTTGGCCCATGTGGTCCAGCAGACCGGCGGGGCAAGCCGGACCATTCAACGCCAGCCCGCGCCCGATATCGGAAGCGAATCGTTCCAGCTCTCCCCGTTCAGACCGGACGATCCGCGCACAGATGCCTCCCCCCTGGTGGCGAGTGCGTTGGGATCGACCGTCCTCGACGGGTTTACCACGGGGAGCGCGGCCATTCCAAAAGGGGGTGACGACACCCTTCGTTTCGTCGCCCGGCAGATTCAGTTTTTCATTGCCAAATATCCCCGCTCGACCGTTCAGATTACCGGCCACACCGACCGGGTCGACTCGAAAGAGAGCAATTTCAAATTAGGCCAAAAACGGGCCGACGCGGTCAGCGCTTTTCTGAAGGACGAAGGGGTCCCCGCCGATCTGATCAGCGCCGACACCAAAGGGGAGAACGACCCGATGGTGCCGACCGCCGACGAAAAAGGGGAGCCGCGCAACCGCCGCGTGCATGTCTTCTTCCGGGTCCGGAAAAGCAGGAGAGTGTTGGAGGTGGAAGAGACGCCGCCGACCGAAGAGGAAGAGCGGACGATTAAATTCGACCTTCCAACCGATTATGATCCCGACAAGAAGGGGCCTCCCTATCGCAATCCAAAGGACACCGAGCTGACCGACAAGATGGACAAGGCGGAGAAGCGGGCGGAGGAGATCGAGAAAAAACGCCCGAAGAACACAAAGACCCCGGCCGGCGTGGTCATCAATAAGGTGATGGACGACATCGTGAACCCGGTCATCGAAAAACTCCCGATTCCGAAAAAGTGGAAGAAGAAAGCTGAGAAGAAAGTGCGCGAAGGGCTGGAGTCGGGCAGCGAGAAAGCATGCGAGGCGGGGATCGATCTCTTGGAGATCGGGAGCGGGGAGAAGGATGTCCTCAAGGCCACCTGTAAGTCGGCGCTCAAATACAAGCCGGGCGAAAAACCGGGCGCAGGAGGGACGCCGTAG